A region from the Malus domestica chromosome 07, GDT2T_hap1 genome encodes:
- the LOC103410146 gene encoding WRKY transcription factor 22-like, whose protein sequence is MEDDWDLQAVVRGCFTATTTSNTTTTSTRASSAAATTSLNISGFHSNPAAASFSSFDQTSQQQQLLFSLPLPDPIIKPRSAIEELHDLCRPFYPKSQPPLSSPQITPSTLSPLASLSSLTTPEDQTHPIQYHRQQQTQHSKPSSSTTARSKKRKNQLKKVCQVPAEGLSSDIWAWRKYGQKPIKGSPYPRGYYRCSSSKGCMARKQVERNKSDPNIFIVTYTAEHNHPAPTHRNSLAGSTRQKPLSPQTTTGGDSAKPTSPTTSASVDEEPIIAARSTTVESSCKEEKGSPLITDEEDELLGMCGSVVSDDFFVGLDGLAEDYFSDHSPVSFGMPWISSSAATAAGSI, encoded by the exons atgGAGGACGATTGGGATCTTCAAGCGGTGGTCAGAGGCTGCTTCACCGCCACCACCACAAGCAACACCACTACAACATCCACCAGAGCCTCCTCCGCTGCCGCCACCACAAGTCTCAACATCTCTGGCTTCCATTCAAACCCAGCAGCTGCTTCCTTCTCTTCATTTGATCAAACTTCTCAACAACAGCAActcctcttctctcttccaCTTCCAGATCCCATCATTAAACCCAGAAGTGCCATTGAAGAACTACATGACCTTTGCAGGCCCTTCTACCCCAAATCTCAGCCTCCTCTGTCCTCCCCACAAATCACACCATCCACTCTCTCTCCCTtggcttctctctcttctctgacCACACCCGAAGATCAAACACATCCCATACAATATCACCGTCAACAACAAACCCAGCACTCCAAGCCATCATCTTCCACCACCGCACGATCCAAAAAAAG AAAGAACCAGCTTAAAAAAGTGTGCCAAGTTCCGGCGGAGGGTCTCTCTTCAGACATATGGGCATGGCGGAAGTACGGCCAAAAGCCCATCAAGGGCTCCCCATATCCAAG GGGATATTACAGATGTAGCAGCTCAAAGGGTTGTATGGCCCGGAAGCAAGTGGAGCGGAACAAGTCCGACCCGAATATTTTTATAGTCACCTACACGGCGGAGCACAACCACCCGGCCCCGACTCACCGCAACTCGCTCGCCGGCTCCACGCGCCAGAAGCCCCTCTCCCCACAAACAACCACGGGCGGTGACTCTGCGAAACCCACATCTCCGACAACCTCGGCTTCCGTGGACGAGGAGCCTATCATTGCAGCTCGGAGTACGACCGTGGAAAGCAGCTGCAAGGAGGAGAAGGGGAGTCCTTTGATTACCGACGAGGAGGACGAGTTGTTGGGGATGTGCGGCTCGGTAGTGAGTGACGATTTCTTTGTAGGGTTGGACGGTCTGGCCGAAGATTACTTCTCCGATCACTCGCCGGTGAGCTTCGGCATGCCTTGGATTTCCAGTAGTGCTGCCACTGCTGCTGGTAGTATCTGA